In Silene latifolia isolate original U9 population chromosome X, ASM4854445v1, whole genome shotgun sequence, the following proteins share a genomic window:
- the LOC141617699 gene encoding protein FAR1-RELATED SEQUENCE 2-like: protein MGNKEPQCILTDQDPAIKLGVRSVFKKARHRYCMWHIMKKLTDKVESQICKETDFVERICAVVWDTDLEAIEFEEKWSQSAMEQQRYNQRFLDAASDSTLPQVSSKTMIEKHASKIYTHTVFDEFQEQVQTTPCSCAVRGFSEQGNMDIIGVEDAYKKGRIFHVAHNNESKETTCTFKMLERKGILCKHIIWIISGKRLHSIPEQYIKSRWTKKSYRKPLYGLDGKLLQDYDPTDLRNLELSRVWFEFYATISVLNSMPQNQIKELSLILLQFREKISPIEESLTKEQELEML, encoded by the exons ATGGGCAACAAGGAACCTCAGTGCATTCTTACTGATCAAGATCCAGCAATTAAACTCGGGGTGCGTTCTGTATTCAAGAAAGCAAGACATCGctactgcatgtggcatataatgaaaaaaCTTACCGATAAAGTTGAGTCACAGATTTGTAAGGAGACTGACTTTGTTGAGCGAATATGTGCAGTTGTTTGGGATACTGACTTGGAagccattgagtttgaagaaaAATGGTCTCAA AGTGCAATGGAACAACAACGCTATAATCAGAGATTTCTTGATGCTGCAAGTGACAGCACATTGCCACAGGTTTCATCTAAGACAATGATTGAGAAACATGCctctaaaatctacacacatactGTTTTCGATGAGTTCCAAGAGCAAGTGCAAACAACTCCCTGTTCTTGTGCAGTTAGGGGATTTTCTGAGCAAGGAAACATGGACATTATAGGTGTTGAAGATGCCTACAAGAAAGGTAGAATATTTCAT GTTGCTCACAATAACGAATCAAAGGAAACAACATGTACGTTCAAGATGTTAGAGAGGAAAGGAATCCTTTGTAAACACATTATATGGATTATATCAGGAAAACGATTGCATAGCATACCGGAGCAGTACATCAAAAGCAGATGGACgaagaaatcatatagaaagcctTTGTATGGACTGGATGGAAAGTTATTGCAAGACTATGATCCCACTGATTTGAGAAACTTGGAATTATCAAGAGTATGGTTTGAGTTCTATGCAACAATAAGTGTTCTTAACTCGATGCCTCAAAACCAGATCAAGGAACTAAGTTTGATTCTTTTACAATTCCGAGAGAAAATAAGTCCAATAGAAGAGAGCTTGACAAAGGAACAAGAACTGGAAATGCTCTAA